The following is a genomic window from Methylomarinum vadi.
GGTATACGCCCGGTGCGTTCAAAATGCACCCGTTCGCCACAGGCGCGACAGCGTAGCGTGCCGATGGTGGTGATTTCTCCGGTATGCCATTCTGTTACGCGTTGCCTGGCTTTATCCAGGTGACGGAGTTCGAGTTTCGCCGCTTCCGCCAGCGTGCGGAAACGGTGGAGGAGAGTTTTCTCTATCAGCAGCAGGCTGAGGCGCAGCCAGTCCGCCAGTTCACGTTCCTCTTCAGCCAGATGGCGTCCCACATCGTGGAGGTCACGGGTGATGAACTCGTGTATCTTGGTAGCTTCTTCTTGGGTCAGCTCCCCTAACGCGACCGCCTTTTCGCGCGCTGCCTGCAGGGCGCTTGTCAGGGAATGCTCGGAACGCGCCTCAGTCGCATCAAGAGTGTGCTCCGCACGCTGAAGCATCCGGTCGTAGGCATGGACCAGCCTGTCTGCGGGTGAGGCCTGATTTTCTTTCGAATCGGTCATATTTTTAATTATCCATCATAAGGTTTAAACCACCGGCTTTAGCCGGTCAGCTTTAGCTGCGATAATTTGCCCAAGGAGGTGGCGATGGACTATAGATACGGCAGCCATACGGTTTACCAAATTGAGTATCATTTTGTTTGGGTTACGAAGTATCGTTATAAAGTGCTGAAGGATGAAATAGCCGAACAAGTGAGAGACTTGGTGCGGCAGACATGCGAAGCCTTTGAGATACGGATTATCAAAGGTGTCGTGAGCAAAGATCATGTGCACATTTTGGTGAGTGCGCCGCCGACTATGGCCCCAAGCGAAATCATGAGGCGAATCAAGGGACGAACTTCGAGCTATCTGTTCGAAGAGTTCCCGCACTTGAAAAAGCGATATTGGGGTCGACATTTTTGAGCCCGCGGTTATTTTTGCGCCACAGTGGGGCAAATGACTGATGAGATGATAAAGCAATATTTGGAGCATCACTTTGAACCTAATCCAAACGATAATTTCAAGATGGAGCCCGACTAAGACGCGTCGTTTAGTCGACGCGTATCCGGACTTTCAGTCCGTTATTGGAACCCACCCGCTTGAGCGGGTGGTTGTTTAGTATCTCAAATCAAACAGCTCATCACCGGCTGGCCCTGGGTGCCGCCTAATCGAGAGCGGCCTTGATAAACTGCACATTATGAAAGAAATCGAAGAGCGATTGAAGCGGCTCCGGGCCGAGATCGAGGACCACAATTACCGATACTACGTCCTCGATGCGCCGATCATTTCCGATGCCAAGTACGACAAACTGTTGCGCGAATTACTGCAGCTGGAGGCCGCCCATCCCGAACTGATAACACCTGACTCGCCGACCCTGCGCGTCGGTGCAGCACCCTCGGATCGATTCGCTGAATTTTCCCACGGTGAACCGATGTTGTCCCTGGACAATGCCGTCGATGAGAACGAGGTCCGTGAATGGGACCGCCGGGTAAAGGGGGGGCTCGGGGCGAGCAAGGATGTGTACTACACGGCGGAACCCAAGTTCGACGGCGTATCTGTCGATCTCGTGTACGAGGCTGGCGTTCTCACTGGCGCCGGAACGCGGGGTGACGGTCGCAGCGGTGAGACGGTCACGGCCAACGTGCGCACGATCCGCAGTGTGCCGCTCAGGTTGCGCGGCAGAGGTTGGCCCAGGTTTTTGGAGGTCCGCGGCGAGATCGTCATAGGAAAAAGCGATTTCGAAACATTAAACGCGGAGCAGGCGAGGCTGGGAAAGGCGCAGTTCGCCAATCCGCGTAACGCCGCGGCAGGTAGCCTGCGCCAGCTGGATCCACGCATCACCGCGTCGCGCCCGCTCAGTTTTTACCCCTGGGGTTTGGGATCGGTCGAAGGTGGTGGCATACCATCGAGCTATTCCAAGGTCGCCGAAAGACTTCGCGAATGGGGATTCGGCGTAACGTCGTTGTTGAAGCGTGTTCAGGGGTGTGACGGTTGCCTTGCCTATTTCGATGAGCTCGCTGCCATTCGCGCGGACTTGCCGTTTGAGATCGACGGGGTCGTGTACAAGGTCGACGATCTGGCAGCGCGCGCGAGGCTGGGGGCAACAGCGCGTGCGCCGCGGTGGGCAATTGCGCACAAGTTTCAGGCGAAGGAGGAGATCACGGTCATCGAGGCGATTGAAGTCTCGGTGGGTCGTACCGGTGTGCTGACGCCGGTGGCCGTGCTCAGCCCCGTACAGCTTGGTGGTGTTACCGTGACGCATGCAAGCCTGCACAACCAGGATGAGGTCACGCATAAGGACATTCGGGTCGGCGACTCTGTGATCGTGCGCCGCGCCGGCGATGTCATCCCTCAGGTGGTGGCGGTCGTCAGGGAAAAGCGGCCGCCGGCAACGCAACCTTGGCGGATGCCGGTGAAATGCCCGGCTTGTGGCTCGGACGTGTTGCGCGAAGAAGGCCAGGCGGCACATCGCTGTATGGGCGGACTGTTCTGTCCGGCACAGCGCGCTGGTGCACTCGCTCATTTCGCGTCGCGCAGGGCAATGGACATCAAGGGTTTGGGGGAAAAGCTGATCCAGCAGCTCGTCGCCTGCGACAGGGTGCACACCGTCGCGGACCTGTATCGGCTGAAACAAGAGGATATCGTCCGCCTCGAACACATGGCGGAGCGCTCGGCCCGGAATCTGCTTAATCAGATCGATAACAGCAGGCAGACCACGCTACCGCGTCTGCTCTATGCACTGGGAATCCCGCAGGTTGGCGAGATCAAGGCGCGCGCATTGGCAGTGTTTTATGGAGACCTTAGCCAAGTTATCGAGGCACGGCCGGAGACGCTACAACAGGTCGAAGGCATCGGGCCGGATGTCGCCACCGAGATTTACACGTTCTTTCACCAACAGCGAAATCGGGACGTCATCAAGGAGCTGGAAGCAGCCGGCGTGCGTTGGCCAAAGGGCTTGCGCGGGAAGACGGGCCTGCCCCTGGTGGGCAGGACGTTTGTCTTCACTGGGACCCTGGCCTCGTTGTCGCGCGATGCGGCAAAGGAAGTCCTTGTCGAACTTGGAGCCCGGGTGACGGACAGCGTGTCGAAGAATATCGATTACGTCATCGTAGGAAGCCGGCCGGGAGCCAAAGCGGAAAACGCGAAGGCCCTTGGCATCGCCACTTTGACGGAGAACGAGTTTCTGAGCCTCTTGAACGAGGCGCATCAAGCACGACCGCTTCGTTGAATGACCAGCCTCTAATAGGTTTGCAGAATTTTCCGGAATTGTGTCTTTACTAGATGTTGCTAAAGAAAAATTGACCCGTCTGATCGGGCCGCATTGTGGCCCGGGTCAGCGAGGACTCGCCGGCTGAAAAGGCCGGGATGCGACGAGGCGATGTGATCGTCGAGTACCGGCGCGAGCTGGTGACCGATGTCGGCAGTGTCGCTGACTTTCAACGTGCCGTGAAACAGGCCGCCGCCGACAAGTATGTGCTGTTGATGGAGCGCAAGAGCGGTGTATGCGGCGCTATGTGGCCCTGAGCTGGTAACAGCAGGGGAGATACCGCTAGAAAAACCTCAAACACGGCAGTTACTCACGAATCCCCAGTAAACCCAAAGACTCGGAAGCGGAGGGTCAATATAGGATTTCCCTAGGCTAGACGGTAATCGCACCCGACCCCAGTTGTGGAAGGGTATTGCAAAGCGATTCGGTGACCAAGCGAGATACAGCTGTCGCAGACTCGCTGCGCAACGCTGCATGAGCCAATGCTTCGAGGGTCGTTAGGTTAGATGCCGTGAGTGCCAATCTTACGCGGGCGGCATTAGCCGGGCTCATGCTCAACCTTCGGACGCCTAATCCTACAAGGAGTCCTGCCACACCGGCATCGGCCGCGGCTTCACCACAGACAGTGACCGGCTTACCTGCGGCAACCGCCGCATCAATGACCCGGCTCACTGCGCGTAGCACTGATGGGTGTAATACCGTGTAGTCGTCAATCAGGGCGAGTGCATTACGATCAACCGCCAGAACGAACTGTGTCAAGTCATTGGTCCCGATGCTTATGAAATCTGACAATTGAAGAATCTCTTCTATCGCAAAGACGGCCGAAGGCGTTTCGATGAGTGCACCGATCGGCGGTATCTCACGGATTCCTTCGCTGCAGGCAATCTCTTTCACTACAGATATCGCCTCTTGTAGATCCGTGTGGCCTATCACCATCGGAAACATGATCCGTACGTCATGTTCGCGGGATGCGAGAATGGCCGCGAGCATCTGCGCACGAAACAGGTCTTGAGAGGCCAGCAAGGAAAAGCGCAGCCCCCGGACGCCAAGGTTGGGGTTGGCCTCGAATCTTGGCTCGAGAAACCTTGGCCACTTGTCGCCGCCGAAGTCCGCCGTTCGAACCACGAGCGGCTTGCCCCCCAGGCTTCGCGCGATATGGCAAAAGCAGTCGTACTGCTCTTCAATGGAAGGGGCGGCTTGTTTTCCGAGAAAAAGGTACTCGGTACGGAAAAGCCCAACACCGTCAAGGCTGTGCTCAAGGACCTGCTTGACTTCGAAAGGGCGGCCCACGTTCGCTAATAACCGCACACCAACGCCATCGAGTGTAATGCACTCGCGTGATTCTGCGTCGGTAGCTTCTTTCGTAGTCGCGTCATAGTGTGTCTTTGCCGTGCTGGAAGTCGCCAACTGGGATGGTTCAGGCTCCAGAATAACCTCGCCTGTCTGTCCGTTGACTAACAGAATCGCTTCCGGCGTGATCAGTTGAGTCGCCTGGGTTATTCCGCTCACCGCCGGCACCCCAAGTGCACGTGCAAGAATCGCGGCGTGCCCGGTTTCCCCGCCAATTTCTGTGATGATGCCGGCAAGGTTCTCTGGTTCGAACTCAAGCAGATCGGAGGGCAAGACCTCTCGGGTGACGAGTATCGAATCGGATGACAGCCGGCTCAGAGATATCTTTTCCGCTTGTGATAGCTGGCGGAGTAATCTGCGCTGCAGGTCGATCATATCGGCAGACCGCTCCCGCAGGTAGGGGTCGTCAGCTTCGTTCAGACGGCGAGCGATATCATCAGTGGCTTGCTGGATAGCGAATTCCAGGTTGTTATGTTCGGTTCTGACAAGGTTTTCAATTTGTTCGATGAACTGCAGATCATCGAGAAACAGCAGGTGGGCCGAGAAGATCTCGGCCGATGATTCGCCAAGTTCTGAAGCAACACGGGCCTGCAGTTGCTCGAGTTCGCGACGGCTTGACTCGAGCGCGGCGTGAAAGCGCGCTATCTCGTCGTCTATTGCTCCCGCTTCAATCCGGTCAGATGCGATTTTTTTATCGCCGATTCCTAGAATAACAGCCTGTCCTTGTGCGTAACCCGGTGAAATTGGCTTTCCATTAAGGATCTTCATGGAGTTGTACCTGGTTCTCAGTGCGGTAGACGCTGCCGGTCGGTCCGCATGCAACCGACGCGGGATAAATCCTCAATCAGTCGATTGAAGGCGTCACGTGCTCCTATGTCTGATCAACTTCAAAACTCAGTTCGTCAAAAACAACCGGCTGACTCTTGTGTTGAAGTCAGCCGGTTCCCGCCAAAGTCGGAACACCAAGATTTACTCTGAGGTCACCCCTTCGCCTTTGTCATCGGGTGCCGGCATATCTTCCTCGATGTCGCCAGCCGATTCCGCCTCGCTGGCGGCGTCGGGTACGGCTTCGGTCAGTTTCTCCAAGCTGGCGGATTCGAGCAATGGCTTGGCCTTGTAACTGGCGAGCCGGAAATATTCCGGTCGAGTGGAGACCTTGAGCGTGTACTCCTCCTTGTCCTTGGCTTTACCCACGCGGTAGCTCCGTGTCTCGCCATCCCTGGACAGAGACAGCTCCAGCACGGGTTCTGCCAGACCGTATTCGTCCTTCGCTTCACGCCCCAGCACCTTTTCGAATTGAAGATCCGCCAGCAGGCCGGCCAGTTTATCTGCCGCGCTGGCCTTCAGCTGCTGGCCTTCCCCCAGTTCATCGGCTTGCCATGTCGGCAATTGGCTCGAGTCTTCGGTCGCCTTGTCGCTGTCTGCTACCAGGCTACTACGCTGGAGGTGCAGGCCATTGACATTGATGGCAGTGATCTGCGTTTTCGGTAAAGTCAGAACGGACTTGTCTTCCCAATCCGACGCTTTGACCGGCACATCGTATACGGCCATCTTGACTGCATGGATGGCGTCACTGGCTTCATTGCGGGCGTGAATGAGCCGCATGCCTGGCGAGCTGCCCAGGAAGAGCCGGGCGACTGTGTCATCGTCCTCTGACAGTGTGATGCGGCGTTCGAACTTCTCGTCACTCACTTTGAAACGCTCCCGTGCGCCACCACTAGTGGCTATCGGCGTGCCGGAACGCAGAGCTTTGAGTCGCTCGAAAAGCTGTTTCACCTTGTTGCTGTTGGCCGGGAATTCACCCAAGTCCGGCAACACCCAGTCGCTGCCGTTCTTTGCCAGGGTTACCTTGGCATTATCCGGCCCTTCCAGGGTGATGCGGTCGATCTTTTCCGCATCAAAGCTGACCAGTGCGACGGGCTCGCTCACAGCGGTAACACCCCGGTCGCTTAAGCCGATTCCTACCGCCAGCAGCAGCTGGGCGGTGAGCAGAACGGCCAGTATCTTGACTCTCTTGTTCATGTCAAACCTCCGCTAATACTGCGTTGTAGCCTCGGGCGTCAGAAGCCGCGACCCGACGGCGCCAGCCCCATACGGCCAGGAGTCCGACCAGGGCCAGGCCGTAGTTGATCCACTCCCAGACCCGTTGCTCGCCATCGGGCATAGGGTCGAGGGTGCGGGCCAGTTGCGTGCGACCACGCAGCACCAGCAACCCACGGTCTTCCAGCGACCAGTCGATGGCGTTTTGCATGAAGGCCAACGGCTTGGTGTACAGGGTATTGAGGCCCTGTGAGGCGAGGTCGATGGCGGCGTCGGAGGCGAAGGTGTTGCTCGCCACGAGGATCAGCCGCGCGGATTCCGGCGAGCGCTCGATCACGCCGGTGATGCGTTGCTCGGCTTCTTTTTCCTCCGTTTGATCTGAACCATCCTTATCCCCCTCGTCGGTGGCTTCATCATCTTTTTCCTCCGCCTTGGCCAGGGGTGATTCTTTGCCCTGGTAGAAGGAATCGAAGCGACCTTCGATGGCGACGGCCAGCAGTTGCGGCTTGCGTTCACCGCTGACGCTGAAGCCCGTATCCGGATGGGCGCGGTAGTTGGGCACCAGGTCCAGACTGTCCGACGTCCAGCTGTTTTCGGAGCTGTGCAGCAGTTCGATGACCTTGCGTCCCTGGTTTTTATCCGCGTCTACCTGGATCGGCGAGGCCCAGTTCAGGGTGAGCTGACCCAAAGAGGCGGTGATGGGGTTGTCCGGATTCAAGCCGTCACCACGCAGATCCGGAAAGTGGGGATAGGGCAGCATGCGAATCTCCCGCAGGGCCAGGCCGCCGATGTAGCGCTCGGTCGGCACTGGCAGTGCCGCGTTTTGTGGGTCGAGCACCATGGTTTCGTCAATGGTGACACCGTGATACGCCAGCCACTCATCCAGACCGGAGGCCTGTTTGCTGGCATTCAGCGTGCCGCTTACCTGTACGTCGAAGGGCGAAGTGGCCATCACCACGCTGCCACCCTGCATCAGGAACTGGTCGATGGCGAAGCGCTGCTTCTCATCCAGCTCTTTCGGCGCCATCACCAGCAGCAGGTCAGCATCCTCGGGCGCCTGGCCGCTTTTCAGGTCGTTTTCCTTGATGCGCACGTTCTCGCCCAGCACCTCCTCCAGGTCGCCATAGCGTTGACCGCCCGGGCCGAAGGCCTGGGGTTTGACCAGGGCGACGGTCTTGAGCGCTCCGGGTGTCAACCGTTGCAGGGCGGCGTTCAGGGAACGTTCCAGGGATGGCTTATCCAAGGTCTCCGGCAGCGGCACCTGCAAGGCCTCGCCATCGCCCTCCAGCACCATGTAGAACCAGAAGGGTTTAGGGTCGAACAGGCTGGCGATCTGTGGCCCGAAACCGTATTTTTGTTTGAGTTCGGCGGCTAGATTACCGCCGTCTGCGTCAGGGTCGGCAAACTCAACGATCAGTTTGTCTCCCGCCTGTTTCTTCAGATCGTCAAGTAGTCCTTTCAGATCACCGCGCAACTCGCGCAGGGTTTCCGGCAACTTCTCATCGGGTGACATATAACCTTTGAACACCACCGGATGTTGCAACGCCTCGAAGGGGTTGCCGCCGGCCCGGTAACTGCTTGCCACCTTGCGGATTGCACGGGTAATGGCGTATTCCGGGTTCTTCAGCACGACGTCCAGATCCCGCTCACCGCGCGCCTTCACTTCGATGAGATCCCGGTAGCCCAGGGTTTCGTACTGGTCACCATAGGCGATGACTAGATCAAAATAGGAGCTGACCACGGCCGCCTGGTAACGGTCGGCGGTCTGGAAGGGGACCGGCTTGATGCCATAACGCGATGCCGCTTCTTCTTCCGCCTCGCGGTCACGGGTGGGATCGACAAAATTGACTCGAATGCGGTCACCGCCAGCGACCGCGTACTCTTCGAGCAGATCCTTGATCCTGGGCACCAGCGGCGCCAGCAGGGGGTGGGTCTTGGCCGAGAAGTAACCGCGGATCAGCAGTGGCTCGTGCAGCGCCGCGAGCTGGTTCTCGGTGGCTTCGGATAGTGAGTACTGTTTCTCCGCAGTGATATCCGCGCGCGCCCAGCCGATGGGATTGAGCCAGAGGTTGGCGGCGATGAAATTGGCCGCTGCCAGTCCCGCGGCCCAGCCCCACAGGCGGTGCCGCTTGCTAATGGGGTTGCCCGCCCAACGTAGCCGTTCGAGAGAGAAGAGATTCAGCGTCAGGAACACCCCGACGATGGAGAGGTAGTAGTAGAGGTCGCGCAGATCGAGCACGCCGCGGGTGATGGACTCGAAGCGGGTTCCGGTGCCAAGCAGAGCGAGCAGGTTACCGATCTCATGGCCGAACAGCGTGGTCAGGGTGCTAGAGCCGATCAGATAGAACAGCCCGCAGACCACGGCGGTGAGTATCAGGGCGACGATGGGATTGTCGGTGCGGCCACTCATGTAGAGGCCGATGGCCACATAGGCCGCCGCCAGGAACAGGGTAGCGACATAGCCGCCGATCACTGGGCCCCAGTCCAGCGGCCCCAGCAGGGAAACCGTCACCGGCAGCGGCAGGGTCAGCGCCAATGCCAGGGCCACCAGCCCCAGGGCTGCGGTAAATTTTCCGAGTATCAACTGCAGCGGACTCACCGGTGCGGTGAGTAGGCTCTCCAGCGTGCCGGCCCTGCGCTCCTCCGACCAGGCGCGCATGGTCAGCGCCGCCACCAGGAAGATCAACAGCAGCGGCAGCCACTGAAATAGAGGGCGCACATCGGCGATGTTGCGGGCGAAAAAGGTCTCCACCCAGAAGAAGACAAAGAGGGTCACCGCCAGGAAACCGCCCAAAAAGAGATAGGCCGCGGGTGTGGCGAAGAAGCCCCGAAATTCCTTGCGGGCGATACGAAGCGTAGTGGAAAAATAATTAGCCATGGCCCACCTCCTCGTTGACCTGGGCGAATACCGTTTCGAGGTCGTGACGCTCGGTGGTGATCTCATACAGTGCGAGACCTGCATTCATGATGGCCTGGGCCACCCGAGGCGCGCTGCCCGGTTGCGCTTTTACCCGGTAGCGCCGCTGTCCGGCCTCTGTGTCCAGCTCTGACACCTGTTCCACCCCATCGACGGCGTTCAGGGCCTTTTCCGCGTCGCCTTCCACGGCCACCAACAGAGCACCGTCGCGCTGCAACTCATCGAGCCGGGAGTCCACTACCAGGCGGCCGGCGCGCAGGATCAACACCCGTTCGCACACCGCCTGGACCTCCTGCAGGATGTGGGTGGAGACCATGACAGTGGCGGTCTGGGCCAGTTCGCGGATCAGGTCGCGCATCTGACGGATCTGCGTGGGGTCAAGCCCGTTGGTGGGCTCGTCGAGGATGACGATGTCGGGTTCGTGGAGAATGGCCTGGGCTACGCCGACCCGCTGGCGGTAGCCTCGTGACAGGGTCTGAATAGTGGAAGTGGCCTTCTCCTTCAACGCCGTGCGGCGTATCGCCCTGGCAATAGCAGCCGTGCGTTGCTCCTCGGGCAGGCCGTGCAGATTGGCCTGATAGTCCAGATAATCGATGACCGTCATCTCCGGCCAGACCGGACAGTTCTCCGGCAGGTAGCCGATCCTTGACTGGATGGCGGTAGTATCCCGGCCGATGCGCAGACCGTCGATGTCGATGGTCCCGGCGGTAGGTTCGAGAAAGCCGGTCAACATTTTCATGATGGTGGTTTTGCCAGCACCGTTGTGACCGAGAAGGCCAACGATTTCACCGCGACCGATGGAAAAGCTCACATTGTCCACGGCGGTGAAATCGCCATAACGGCGCGTCAGGTTTTCGACCTGAATCATGGAGATTCCTCCTTTGATAACGGTTTAGAGAACTAATGAGTCAGCATCGTGCTGTGGCGGCGATGCATTCCAATCCGGCCAGGCAAGAGTGGCAGGATCTTTGTTTATAAGCAGGGAGCGATGGGGGGTGGGCGGCTATATGTCCAGTGGAAATTTCTTGTTCTTCGCAGGTACATGGTTGGTCAGTTCTATTACATTAAAATCCTTGGGTTATTTTTTCAGCTCTAAAGACAGAATATGGATCGGAAAGTTCATGCGTTTTGGTACTGGCCGGTTCCGTATCACACTCGACTTCTTGTTCCACAATCCGCAGGGCATGTGTTACGAGCTTCTGCAATTCGGCGCTTTGACGCATTTTAGTGAGGTATTGTTGCGAGCCGGGTGTAATACGCCGCAGTCCCCACACGCAGCGACGTAACGACTCTTCGTATCCTTCCCGCTGGTAATAGAGGGGCAGGATGACGTCGAAATAGGAGAGGCTGTCAGCATCACACAGCAGGTCCGCGTCCGGGGTGCCGCCAACCTCGTGCAGGCGCACCAGCCTACAGGCCTCCGAAGCGATCGCTTCTTCGACGCCGCACTCCGAAAATATCTCCGCGAGCAAAGCCGCGCTTCTTTCTGCATGGGCGTTCTTGAACGCATCATAGTCATCGAACGACTCGCGGCGAATGCGGTCCGGAGTGGCCCGGTCGATGTCGTGGCCAAGGGCTGCGAGAAGCAGAGCCAGGTTGGCGTTGGGTCTCAACCGTACCAGCCATTCAACGGTATTTTCCGCATGCCGGTGATCTTCCGGTACCTCAGAGCCGCCGATGACCTCGATGATCTTTTGCCAGGCACAGGTGAAGCTATTCATGGCGTCAGATTCAGGCGCGCCGCATGGTTTCCAGGTTCATCGCCAAGGCGATACCAGCCAGAGTGACGACTACCTGGTTTGCAAGCGTACCGAGCAGGATACGTAAAACCCGCACGTCCCTTCTCAACTGAAGGCTGCTAGTGGGGGATCAACGGCATCAGGGTCTTGGAACAGTTTCCAATATCGATGATGGCAAATTGAATTCTATTCATAAGTCATCTGACCTCTTATGTTGCTTGGGGAAAATCTAAAATGATGAAAGATAAATAAAATCAGTCACTAGCATGCGTTTTTATGGTTCTAGATACGCTCTATAGAGTTTCTCCTGGAGGAAATCGGATTACTTGTGGGGTTTGATTATCTCCTGAATCCGTGACTTAAGAAGTGATAATCTCTTCTATCCTAATGATTTAACAAGCTTAATCTGGGATAATGTCGTTATTTCTTCATTCACCCACTCAGTGAATCATGAAACGATTTATCCTGGAGCAGTCAGAAACTGAATTTTATACCAGCCATTCCGGATTAGCCTTAGTGGGCTTATGTTTGAATCAGTATGGCCAACTCAATCAAGTGCTGGATAAGGGTATTCCATTGCGCCACGGTATCGCTCATGCCGATATTATCAAAAGCATGATCGGGTCGCTTTGCCTGGGCAAGAGCGATTTCGAAGCGATTGAGAATTACCGCGACGACGACTATTTCAAAACCGCGCTGTCGATTCAACAAGTCCCCTCCAGCGCTCGCCTTAGACAACGGTTGGACGAACACGCCGAGGCACTATTGCCGCTCGTTTATCAGAGCAACATCGATTTTCTGGCCCACGCGCAAGTCCCGGTAACGCCGTTAGCCACTGGTCATGTGGCGCTGGATATCGATGTTTATCCGATGAACAACGAAAAAACGCGCAAGGAAGGCGTCTCCCGGACCTATAAAGGATTCGACGGCTATGCCCCCATCGCGCTTTATTTGGGCCAAGAAGGCTGGTGTCTTGGCAACGAACTGCGCGAAGGCAAGCAACATTGCCAATACGAATTCCTCTATTCCTTGGAGCGCGGACTGACTGCAGCCAAGCGTCTGACACCCTTGCCGTTACTTGTTCGCCTGGATAGCGGGCATGACGCTCTCGACAACCGAATTGTCTTACAGGAAGACGAGCAAGCCGAGTTCATCATCAAATGGAATCCCCGTAAACAGAATGCCGATGCTTGGCTAGCCTACGCCGAGCAACACGGACAATGGGACACACCACGTGAAGGCAAACGGGTGGCCTTATTTAGTGTCACGGAGGAACACACCCGAAACGGCCAAACCTATTCCTGTCGTCGCGTCATGCAAATCACCGAACGAACAACAACGGCTAAGGGACAACTCCTGCTGTTCCCTGAGATCGAGATGGAAGGCTGGTGGACAAGCCTAGCTTCTACCGAATATGACGACACATTGATCGTTCAACTGTATCGTGATCATGCCACCGCCGAGCAATTTCACAGCGAGTTTAAAACGGATCTGGACATCGAACGCTTGCCTTCGGGCAAATTCGCCACCAACGATGTCATCATGACCCTGAGCGCCTACAGCTACAATATCTTGCGCTGGATCGGCCTGATCGGCTTACTGGGGCAACAAAGCCCCATTCGGCATCCGGCCAAACGACGCCGCATCAGAACCGTCATTCAAGAACTCATGTATCTGGCCGCCCGTTTGATCCGTACCGGTCGCCGGTTAAAACTGCGCTTTTCCAACGCTTGCCCCGGCTTTATCGCGTTTGAATCGACCTACACAAAACTCGCCGCCGGTTAACCCTTCAACGTTTTCAGCTTCAAACCATCAGCGTGGCAACACCGCGTTTAATCTCTCTTTGCCCAAAAAACGCCATACCCCTATTATTTTCTCAAAACCTACGAAAAAAAGTTTCAATAATCCTCAGTTAAACTCGACTTTATTGATAGCGTTATAAAATCTCCGAATTTTGGAAAACTCAAGAATTAATTATCCATCATAAGGTTTAAACCACCGGCTTTAGCCGGTCAGCTTTAGCTGCGATAATTTGCCCAAGGAGGTGGCGATGGACTATAGATACGGCAGCCATACGGTTTACCAAATTGAGTATCATTTTGTTTGGGTTACGAAGTATCGTTATAAA
Proteins encoded in this region:
- a CDS encoding ABC transporter ATP-binding protein, with translation MIQVENLTRRYGDFTAVDNVSFSIGRGEIVGLLGHNGAGKTTIMKMLTGFLEPTAGTIDIDGLRIGRDTTAIQSRIGYLPENCPVWPEMTVIDYLDYQANLHGLPEEQRTAAIARAIRRTALKEKATSTIQTLSRGYRQRVGVAQAILHEPDIVILDEPTNGLDPTQIRQMRDLIRELAQTATVMVSTHILQEVQAVCERVLILRAGRLVVDSRLDELQRDGALLVAVEGDAEKALNAVDGVEQVSELDTEAGQRRYRVKAQPGSAPRVAQAIMNAGLALYEITTERHDLETVFAQVNEEVGHG
- a CDS encoding Gldg family protein — its product is MANYFSTTLRIARKEFRGFFATPAAYLFLGGFLAVTLFVFFWVETFFARNIADVRPLFQWLPLLLIFLVAALTMRAWSEERRAGTLESLLTAPVSPLQLILGKFTAALGLVALALALTLPLPVTVSLLGPLDWGPVIGGYVATLFLAAAYVAIGLYMSGRTDNPIVALILTAVVCGLFYLIGSSTLTTLFGHEIGNLLALLGTGTRFESITRGVLDLRDLYYYLSIVGVFLTLNLFSLERLRWAGNPISKRHRLWGWAAGLAAANFIAANLWLNPIGWARADITAEKQYSLSEATENQLAALHEPLLIRGYFSAKTHPLLAPLVPRIKDLLEEYAVAGGDRIRVNFVDPTRDREAEEEAASRYGIKPVPFQTADRYQAAVVSSYFDLVIAYGDQYETLGYRDLIEVKARGERDLDVVLKNPEYAITRAIRKVASSYRAGGNPFEALQHPVVFKGYMSPDEKLPETLRELRGDLKGLLDDLKKQAGDKLIVEFADPDADGGNLAAELKQKYGFGPQIASLFDPKPFWFYMVLEGDGEALQVPLPETLDKPSLERSLNAALQRLTPGALKTVALVKPQAFGPGGQRYGDLEEVLGENVRIKENDLKSGQAPEDADLLLVMAPKELDEKQRFAIDQFLMQGGSVVMATSPFDVQVSGTLNASKQASGLDEWLAYHGVTIDETMVLDPQNAALPVPTERYIGGLALREIRMLPYPHFPDLRGDGLNPDNPITASLGQLTLNWASPIQVDADKNQGRKVIELLHSSENSWTSDSLDLVPNYRAHPDTGFSVSGERKPQLLAVAIEGRFDSFYQGKESPLAKAEEKDDEATDEGDKDGSDQTEEKEAEQRITGVIERSPESARLILVASNTFASDAAIDLASQGLNTLYTKPLAFMQNAIDWSLEDRGLLVLRGRTQLARTLDPMPDGEQRVWEWINYGLALVGLLAVWGWRRRVAASDARGYNAVLAEV
- a CDS encoding DUF4202 family protein produces the protein MNSFTCAWQKIIEVIGGSEVPEDHRHAENTVEWLVRLRPNANLALLLAALGHDIDRATPDRIRRESFDDYDAFKNAHAERSAALLAEIFSECGVEEAIASEACRLVRLHEVGGTPDADLLCDADSLSYFDVILPLYYQREGYEESLRRCVWGLRRITPGSQQYLTKMRQSAELQKLVTHALRIVEQEVECDTEPASTKTHELSDPYSVFRAEKITQGF
- a CDS encoding IS1380 family transposase, which gives rise to MKRFILEQSETEFYTSHSGLALVGLCLNQYGQLNQVLDKGIPLRHGIAHADIIKSMIGSLCLGKSDFEAIENYRDDDYFKTALSIQQVPSSARLRQRLDEHAEALLPLVYQSNIDFLAHAQVPVTPLATGHVALDIDVYPMNNEKTRKEGVSRTYKGFDGYAPIALYLGQEGWCLGNELREGKQHCQYEFLYSLERGLTAAKRLTPLPLLVRLDSGHDALDNRIVLQEDEQAEFIIKWNPRKQNADAWLAYAEQHGQWDTPREGKRVALFSVTEEHTRNGQTYSCRRVMQITERTTTAKGQLLLFPEIEMEGWWTSLASTEYDDTLIVQLYRDHATAEQFHSEFKTDLDIERLPSGKFATNDVIMTLSAYSYNILRWIGLIGLLGQQSPIRHPAKRRRIRTVIQELMYLAARLIRTGRRLKLRFSNACPGFIAFESTYTKLAAG